The Lysobacter gummosus sequence GGTAGCGGCTCAACGCAGTCGATCAGGTATGTTGAGACCGATCATCTAGGAACGCCACGCGCGGTCATCGACCCCACCCGGAATGTTGCGATCTGGACCTGGGATGCGAAGAACGAAGTCTTCGGCAACAGTCCTCCGAATCAAGATCCGGATCTGGACGGCGCCGCGTTCGTGTTCAACATGCGGTTCCCGGGACAACGATTCGACCCCGGCAGTGGACTCATCTACAACTACTTCCGCGACTACGATCCGACCATAGGACGCTACATCCAGAGTGATCCTATTGGTTTGAATGGAGGCATGAACACATATGCTTATGTTGCCGGGAACCCAATACGTTATTCGGACCCTAGTGGCTTGGCGGCAGTAGTGGCTCCCGTTAGCCCAGTTCTCCCAGATCTTCGATGGCTATTGGCTGGTTCGCGATTTGCGAGCCCGGTTCTTATGGCTCTTTCGATTCCGAGTGACACACCCACAAAGCAATCGAGGGTGGTACCTTATCCTGAACGGATGCGTGGAAAATATACATGTATCTGTCGAGCGGACAGAAATGGCAGAAGCGCAGATAATTGCTCAATTGATGACCAAGATTTTGCATTCGGTTATGGTGAGGGCCCTGATGTTCAGACAGCTAAGAGAGCAGCCGAAAAAAGCGCTAAAGACGCGCTAGGAGCCAAGTCTGTGCATCACGTTCAATGCAGGTGCACCTCTCCTAAGGGCGACCGCATAATTCCACACTCAAACTGAGCTCAATTGCATGACCAACTACTACTTAAGGCAGCAACTCGACTCCGCAATTGAGGAAATAAATTCCGGAAGCTGCTCCGTTGCAAAGGGTATTCTTGAGCCTCTCATAAGGCTACTAGTGCCGGAGGCGATTTATCTTTATTCGACATTTAGTGTCGCCGACTCGGAATCGGATGCCGACTTTGAAATGCGCAGCGTCTCTCTGCTGAACGACGCTGCGATGCTTGGCTATGCCCCCGCCATGTATGCTCTTGGCACGCACTATGAAAGCGGTGATGTAATAGACCGTGATATGAATCGGGCTGAAATACTCTTCAGCTCGGCCGCCGCCCAAGGACATATGCGATCGAAATTTAGATATGGATTGATTCTTCTTGACGACCAGCGGGAAAATAGTCGGGATAAGGCAAAAAGCCTGATCAGAGAGGCCGCCGAAGGAGGAGTTGAAGATGCCGCTGATTTTTTAAAGGAGTTAGAGCAGTGAGCTTTTGGCGCCGCTACCATACTTCCATCGTTGCGGCATCGCCAAAACGTCGAACCTGACTTCGCGGTGACGACGGAGCCGAGAACTGAACCGGCGACTAAGCGGTTACCACGATCGTGTGAGTCGGTCGATGATGCCGATCTGAATAAGCAAATCGCGCCCTAAAAATGTGGTG is a genomic window containing:
- a CDS encoding tetratricopeptide repeat protein; this encodes MTNYYLRQQLDSAIEEINSGSCSVAKGILEPLIRLLVPEAIYLYSTFSVADSESDADFEMRSVSLLNDAAMLGYAPAMYALGTHYESGDVIDRDMNRAEILFSSAAAQGHMRSKFRYGLILLDDQRENSRDKAKSLIREAAEGGVEDAADFLKELEQ